From Pseudothermotoga thermarum DSM 5069, a single genomic window includes:
- the aroC gene encoding chorismate synthase, giving the protein MLRFLTAGESHGQGLVVILEGMPAGIEVNEEELSKELSRRRKGYGRGARANIEKDDFSIVSGVLNGKTTGAPICVLIPNKDYENWKGKYVPIYAPRPGHADFPGMIKYGFEDCRPIAERASARETAARVACGYFAKKLLQKEGIKIFSWVVSIGEIEANLPPIEERMSKVDVVEKLFQLAELSEVRCPNLEDSERMKKLIDQAKEKGDTLGGIFEVAVVGVPVGLGSHVHWDRRLDARLAASIMSIPGVKGVEIGLGFQLAKLFGSEAHDPIQKPKRPTNKAGGIEGGISNGEIIFIRAAMKPIPTLANPLPSIDVRNDQPCPAHVERSDVCAVGSAAVVAEAMVALVLADALLEVKGGDRW; this is encoded by the coding sequence ATGTTGAGGTTTTTGACCGCGGGTGAATCACATGGCCAAGGATTGGTCGTCATCCTGGAAGGTATGCCAGCTGGTATTGAAGTAAACGAAGAAGAACTTTCAAAGGAACTTTCTCGAAGAAGAAAAGGATACGGAAGAGGAGCGAGGGCAAACATAGAGAAAGATGATTTTTCAATTGTTTCAGGTGTTCTGAACGGTAAAACCACGGGCGCCCCGATATGCGTTTTAATCCCAAACAAGGATTACGAAAACTGGAAGGGTAAATACGTCCCCATATACGCACCAAGACCGGGACATGCCGATTTTCCTGGCATGATCAAATATGGTTTTGAAGATTGCCGCCCGATTGCAGAAAGAGCAAGCGCTAGAGAAACTGCAGCGAGAGTCGCATGCGGATACTTTGCCAAAAAACTTCTTCAAAAAGAAGGGATAAAAATTTTCAGCTGGGTTGTGAGTATAGGAGAAATAGAGGCAAACCTTCCACCAATTGAAGAACGCATGAGCAAAGTAGACGTTGTTGAAAAACTTTTTCAACTTGCAGAACTTTCGGAGGTTCGATGCCCAAATTTGGAAGATTCAGAAAGGATGAAAAAACTGATTGATCAAGCAAAAGAAAAGGGAGATACCTTGGGAGGAATTTTTGAAGTTGCAGTTGTTGGAGTACCTGTAGGATTGGGGAGCCATGTTCACTGGGACAGAAGGTTGGATGCACGTCTGGCCGCATCCATAATGAGTATACCCGGGGTGAAGGGAGTCGAAATTGGGCTTGGATTTCAACTTGCAAAACTTTTTGGAAGTGAAGCACACGACCCAATTCAAAAGCCAAAACGACCAACCAACAAGGCTGGAGGAATTGAGGGGGGAATCAGCAATGGAGAAATCATTTTCATCAGAGCAGCTATGAAACCCATACCGACGTTGGCAAATCCTTTACCGTCGATAGACGTTAGAAACGATCAACCATGCCCTGCACATGTTGAACGATCCGACGTTTGCGCAGTTGGATCGGCAGCGGTTGTAGCAGAAGCTATGGTTGCTCTTGTTCTTGCCGATGCACTTTTGGAAGTTAAAGGAGGAGATAGGTGGTGA
- a CDS encoding shikimate dehydrogenase, whose translation MKSKKLPELAVIGWPLEKTFSPIIQNAALKTIGFDWKYEAIPVPPECLSEFFKEAAGQMVGFNVTIPHKNKVFELCDVKSPFAKICQAVNTVVFKKMVSIKAFGYNTDGPALIKALRIRKRNSINSALILGAGGAASAAVASILLLGAKHIFVANRTLQRAQELVDHFAKLFPKSNFEILNLDEKQIIDILKQVEIVINCLPEGAAALLEGCFSENGRGKVFCDYSYSEKPTLLYSRAKGLGYTTISGIEILVWQGAYAFEIFTNRKCPVEEMIDSLKERIGSWWLEC comes from the coding sequence ATGAAAAGCAAAAAATTACCAGAATTAGCCGTAATAGGTTGGCCTTTGGAAAAAACTTTTTCTCCGATAATTCAAAACGCAGCTTTGAAAACCATTGGATTTGATTGGAAATACGAAGCCATCCCTGTTCCCCCAGAGTGTTTGAGCGAATTTTTCAAAGAAGCAGCTGGACAAATGGTGGGATTCAATGTCACCATTCCCCACAAAAACAAAGTTTTTGAGCTTTGCGATGTGAAAAGTCCTTTTGCTAAAATTTGTCAAGCTGTCAACACTGTTGTGTTCAAAAAAATGGTTTCAATCAAAGCTTTTGGTTACAACACCGATGGGCCAGCTTTGATAAAAGCGCTTAGGATTCGTAAAAGAAATTCAATTAATTCTGCTCTGATTCTTGGAGCCGGTGGTGCGGCTTCAGCTGCGGTTGCATCGATTTTACTCCTTGGGGCAAAACACATCTTTGTGGCAAACAGAACCTTACAAAGAGCACAGGAACTTGTTGATCACTTCGCCAAACTTTTTCCAAAATCGAATTTTGAGATCTTGAATCTTGATGAGAAACAAATAATCGATATTTTAAAGCAAGTCGAAATTGTGATCAACTGTTTGCCCGAAGGAGCGGCGGCTTTGCTTGAAGGTTGCTTTTCAGAAAATGGCAGAGGGAAAGTTTTTTGTGATTATTCCTACAGTGAAAAACCAACACTATTGTATTCAAGAGCAAAAGGGCTTGGTTATACAACGATAAGCGGGATTGAGATACTTGTGTGGCAAGGTGCTTACGCTTTTGAGATTTTCACAAACCGCAAATGTCCTGTTGAGGAAATGATAGATTCTTTGAAAGAAAGAATAGGAAGTTGGTGGTTGGAATGTTGA
- the aroA gene encoding 3-phosphoshikimate 1-carboxyvinyltransferase — protein MDIFVEGKVRVDGQIIPPPDKSISHRSIMIGSIAEGTTVVRKFLFADDCLRTVDCFRKMGVEIEFKDQDTVIVKGKGLRGLKKPETELYAGNSGTTMRLLLGILAGQNFEAVLTGDESLSKRPMKRVVQPLRMMGAKIEGKDDGNYAPLIVRGGQLKGISYSLPVASAQVKSALLFAGLYADGETVIYEKPKTRDHTEIMLKHFGANVVMGDGFVKITPAEKLSASQITVPGDISSAAFFMVAAAINEGSQLLIRDVGINPTRTGIIDILKQMGCDIKIMDERIWGGEKVADILIKGGRLRGITIEREIVPRLIDEIPIIAVACTFAEGQSVVKDAKELRVKESDRIKAIVYNLRNLGAEVEELEDGFVITGGKPLKPAELDSFNDHRIAMAMAVAAISIDGRSKIKNADCVAISFPNFFQMLKSVCKQI, from the coding sequence GTGGATATCTTCGTAGAGGGAAAAGTAAGAGTTGATGGTCAAATAATTCCGCCACCGGATAAGTCTATATCGCACCGAAGTATCATGATCGGTTCTATAGCGGAAGGTACAACTGTTGTAAGGAAGTTTCTTTTTGCGGATGATTGCTTGAGAACGGTGGATTGCTTTAGGAAAATGGGAGTGGAAATCGAGTTCAAAGATCAAGATACAGTTATCGTGAAAGGAAAAGGTTTGAGAGGTTTGAAAAAACCCGAAACAGAGCTTTACGCAGGAAATTCTGGCACCACGATGAGATTACTTTTAGGTATCCTTGCGGGACAAAATTTTGAAGCGGTGTTGACTGGGGACGAATCTCTTTCAAAAAGACCAATGAAAAGGGTTGTTCAACCGCTGAGAATGATGGGAGCGAAAATCGAAGGAAAAGACGACGGAAATTACGCACCACTGATTGTTCGAGGTGGTCAGCTCAAAGGGATTTCTTATAGCTTACCCGTTGCCAGTGCTCAGGTGAAATCGGCTTTGCTCTTTGCCGGTTTGTATGCAGATGGAGAGACTGTAATTTATGAAAAACCAAAAACACGTGATCACACCGAAATCATGCTCAAACATTTTGGAGCAAACGTAGTTATGGGTGATGGTTTTGTAAAAATCACACCGGCTGAAAAACTTTCGGCTTCACAAATAACAGTTCCTGGAGATATCTCATCAGCTGCCTTCTTTATGGTTGCTGCAGCGATAAACGAAGGGTCACAACTGCTTATACGCGACGTTGGGATAAATCCAACAAGAACTGGAATCATAGACATACTAAAGCAAATGGGATGTGACATAAAGATAATGGATGAAAGAATCTGGGGTGGAGAAAAAGTTGCAGACATATTGATTAAAGGTGGAAGACTTAGGGGAATAACCATCGAAAGAGAGATTGTTCCAAGACTTATAGATGAAATCCCCATAATTGCCGTGGCTTGTACGTTTGCCGAAGGCCAAAGTGTGGTAAAAGATGCGAAAGAACTTCGTGTAAAAGAAAGCGACAGGATAAAGGCTATAGTTTACAATTTGAGAAATCTTGGAGCAGAAGTTGAAGAACTTGAAGATGGTTTTGTGATAACAGGTGGCAAACCGCTGAAACCGGCGGAATTGGACAGTTTTAACGATCACAGAATAGCCATGGCGATGGCGGTAGCCGCGATCTCAATCGATGGTAGGTCAAAGATCAAAAATGCAGACTGTGTGGCCATCTCTTTCCCAAACTTCTTTCAAATGCTCAAAAGTGTTTGCAAGCAAATTTGA
- the aroF gene encoding 3-deoxy-7-phosphoheptulonate synthase encodes MVIVMRKDASEESIKKVCKTVEEAGLKVHLSEGEEVIIIGVIGDRRKLNGKAIEVMEGVEKVVYVTDPYKLSSRLFNPKPTVVKVGDVEIGKEEFVVMAGPCAVESREQTFKTAEFVKSCGIKIFRGGAFKPRTSPYSFQGLGLEGLKILAEVREKYGLLIVTEVMSPEHVNLVSEYADILQIGARNMQNFELLKAVGRSGKPVLLKRGVAATIDEWLAAADYIMNEGNFQVILCERGIRTFEQKTRNTLDLSAVALVKQISHLPVIVDPSHGTGSSKLVPPMSKAALAAGADGILIEVHPEPEKALSDGPQSLNFEQFAKLCEDLKKIAPAVGRKF; translated from the coding sequence TTGGTCATAGTGATGCGAAAGGACGCAAGTGAAGAGAGTATCAAAAAAGTTTGCAAAACGGTTGAAGAAGCGGGGCTAAAAGTTCATCTTTCAGAAGGAGAGGAGGTGATCATCATAGGTGTAATAGGTGATCGGCGCAAGCTGAACGGTAAAGCTATCGAAGTGATGGAAGGGGTAGAAAAGGTAGTTTATGTGACTGACCCTTACAAGCTTTCAAGCAGACTTTTCAACCCAAAGCCTACAGTGGTCAAAGTTGGAGATGTTGAAATAGGTAAAGAAGAATTCGTTGTGATGGCAGGACCATGTGCCGTGGAAAGCAGAGAACAAACTTTCAAAACAGCGGAATTTGTAAAAAGCTGTGGCATAAAAATCTTCAGAGGCGGTGCGTTCAAACCAAGAACGTCACCGTATTCCTTCCAAGGGTTAGGTTTAGAAGGGCTCAAAATCTTGGCTGAGGTACGTGAGAAATACGGTTTGCTCATCGTCACAGAAGTGATGAGCCCAGAACACGTGAACTTGGTTTCCGAATATGCCGATATCCTTCAAATCGGAGCCAGAAACATGCAGAACTTTGAACTGCTTAAAGCTGTAGGTAGATCGGGGAAACCTGTACTTTTAAAAAGAGGTGTCGCTGCAACGATCGATGAATGGCTTGCTGCTGCTGATTACATAATGAACGAGGGAAACTTTCAAGTTATCCTCTGCGAAAGAGGCATAAGAACTTTTGAGCAAAAAACCAGAAATACCTTGGATCTGAGCGCAGTTGCCCTTGTCAAACAAATAAGTCATCTTCCGGTTATAGTTGATCCAAGCCATGGGACAGGGAGTTCGAAACTTGTGCCGCCGATGAGCAAAGCTGCCCTTGCCGCTGGTGCCGATGGGATTTTGATCGAGGTTCACCCTGAGCCTGAAAAAGCTTTGTCCGACGGCCCGCAGTCCTTGAATTTTGAACAGTTCGCAAAGCTCTGTGAAGATCTCAAAAAAATTGCACCTGCAGTTGGTAGGAAATTCTAG
- a CDS encoding ArsB/NhaD family transporter encodes MSLIIALNLFFATIFLVTRETKLRFRNKEIVLDYARVSILVLILLIISGIASISTVKNALMPQFNIVPWQILIIFFGSAYVCTSLDMSGVLKYFAYKLVLASKENGVRLYFNLVFLTAIMTIFTSNDIVTLTLTPIVAYIARYSGINPIPFLISIFFASNTWSMIFYIGNPTNVIVAQAYSLRFFEYAKYMLLPTLVAGIVSTLMFFLIYRKQIPQAVSLAQLEDPKEDIVNKYYSILNVVVFAIFFGFLAFGDLFNLELWKTILVFCGIYAVLNLIFSSSFASDSKDKFTANFSFFFETFKRVPWKILPLVLVFFVFVYIFNLYGLTRYVGNLINFKNQALGTVLMALITSFAANLMINQPMTILFANAMKVAGIENLKYAYALVIGSNLGGNITLMGALAGLMWSRILAYYGIKMDNKTFVKNTLPVVLVTIVASSLALLF; translated from the coding sequence GTGTCACTGATCATAGCGCTGAATCTGTTTTTTGCAACGATCTTTCTCGTGACGAGGGAAACGAAGCTAAGGTTTCGCAATAAAGAAATCGTCCTTGACTATGCCAGAGTTTCAATCCTCGTGCTAATTTTGCTCATTATATCTGGCATAGCCTCCATTTCAACCGTGAAAAATGCGTTGATGCCTCAGTTTAACATAGTGCCATGGCAAATACTCATCATCTTCTTCGGCTCAGCCTATGTTTGTACTTCTCTTGATATGTCCGGTGTTCTAAAGTACTTTGCCTACAAACTTGTCTTAGCAAGTAAAGAGAACGGCGTAAGGCTTTATTTCAACCTTGTCTTTCTCACAGCGATCATGACGATATTCACATCGAATGACATAGTTACTCTCACTTTGACTCCGATCGTTGCCTACATAGCAAGGTATTCCGGTATAAACCCAATACCTTTTTTGATATCCATATTCTTCGCATCGAACACGTGGAGTATGATCTTTTACATCGGCAATCCAACAAATGTGATAGTAGCCCAAGCCTATTCGTTGAGATTCTTTGAATACGCAAAATACATGCTTCTCCCAACTCTTGTTGCTGGAATCGTTTCAACCTTGATGTTCTTTCTGATTTACAGAAAGCAAATACCTCAAGCAGTTTCCCTCGCACAGTTAGAAGATCCAAAAGAAGACATTGTGAACAAATATTACTCGATCCTAAACGTAGTTGTTTTTGCGATCTTCTTCGGCTTCTTAGCCTTTGGAGATCTTTTCAACCTTGAACTTTGGAAAACGATTCTGGTGTTCTGCGGGATATACGCCGTGTTGAACTTGATCTTTTCCAGCAGCTTTGCAAGTGATTCGAAAGATAAGTTCACTGCAAACTTTTCTTTCTTCTTTGAAACTTTCAAACGTGTTCCTTGGAAAATACTCCCATTGGTTTTGGTATTCTTCGTCTTTGTGTACATCTTCAATTTGTACGGACTTACGAGGTACGTTGGAAATTTGATCAATTTCAAAAATCAAGCGCTTGGTACAGTTTTAATGGCTTTGATAACTTCTTTTGCCGCAAATTTGATGATCAACCAACCGATGACGATTCTTTTCGCAAACGCCATGAAGGTTGCGGGCATAGAGAATTTGAAATACGCATACGCTTTGGTGATAGGTTCAAACCTCGGTGGGAACATAACTTTGATGGGAGCTTTGGCTGGTCTTATGTGGTCCAGAATCTTAGCCTATTATGGGATAAAAATGGACAACAAGACCTTCGTGAAAAACACCTTGCCAGTCGTTTTGGTGACGATAGTTGCTTCATCTTTGGCTTTGCTTTTCTGA